In Vicugna pacos chromosome 10, VicPac4, whole genome shotgun sequence, the following proteins share a genomic window:
- the TMEM109 gene encoding voltage-gated monoatomic cation channel TMEM109 isoform X1, which yields MVPARAPWACLPPWCAQMNLDPAMAGTGSSLPWGKHLFKVILVVLVALLLLHSASSQSHRDFVSSDQQKREVPVDLLSQIGRFVRGTLDAWIGPETTHLISETLTQVMWAVSSAISVAFFAVSGIAAQLLSALGLDGDYLTQGLKLSPGQIQTFLLWGAGALVAYWLLSLLLGLVLALLGRILWGLKLVLFLAAFVALVRSVPDPSTRALLLLALLTLYALLSRLTGTRASGAQLEAKVRGLERQVEELRWRQRRAAKGPRSVEEE from the exons ACCCAGCCATGGCAGGCACAGGGAGCAGTTTGCCATGGGGCAAGCATCTGTTCAAAGTCATCCTGGTGGTCCTCgtggccctcctcctcctccactcagCATCATCCCAGTCCCATCGAGACTTTGTGTCATCAGACCAGCAGAAGAGGGAGGTCCCAGTTGATCTCCTGAGCCAGATAGGTCGATTTGTGCGGGGAACACTGGATGCCTGGATTGGCCCAGAAACCACCCACCTGATTTCTGAG ACCTTGACCCAGGTGATGTGGGCCGTCTCATCCGCCATCTCTGTGGCCTTCTTCGCTGTGTCTGGGATTGCCGCACAGCTGCTGAGTGCTTTGGGGCTCGACG GAGATTACCTCACCCAGGGCCTGAAGCTCAGCCCGGGCCAGATCCAGACCTTCCTGCTGTGGGGAGCAGGGGCCCTGGTGGCCTATTGGCTGCTGTCCCTGCTCCTTGGCTTGGTCTTGGCCTTGCTGGGGCGAATCCTGTGGGGCCTGAAGCTGGTCCTCTTCCTGGCCGCCTTTGTGGCCCTGGTGAGGTCGGTACCTGACCCGTCCACCCGGGCCTTGCTCCTCCTGGCCTTGCTCACCCTCTACGCCCTGCTGAGCCGCCTCACTGGCACCCGGGCCTCGGGGGCCCAGCTGGAGGCCAAGGTGCGGGGGCTGGAGCGCCAGGTAGAGGAGCTGCGCTGGCGGCAGAGGCGAGCGGCCAAAGGGCCCCGGAGTGTGGAGGAGGAGTGA
- the TMEM109 gene encoding voltage-gated monoatomic cation channel TMEM109 isoform X2, which translates to MAGTGSSLPWGKHLFKVILVVLVALLLLHSASSQSHRDFVSSDQQKREVPVDLLSQIGRFVRGTLDAWIGPETTHLISETLTQVMWAVSSAISVAFFAVSGIAAQLLSALGLDGDYLTQGLKLSPGQIQTFLLWGAGALVAYWLLSLLLGLVLALLGRILWGLKLVLFLAAFVALVRSVPDPSTRALLLLALLTLYALLSRLTGTRASGAQLEAKVRGLERQVEELRWRQRRAAKGPRSVEEE; encoded by the exons ATGGCAGGCACAGGGAGCAGTTTGCCATGGGGCAAGCATCTGTTCAAAGTCATCCTGGTGGTCCTCgtggccctcctcctcctccactcagCATCATCCCAGTCCCATCGAGACTTTGTGTCATCAGACCAGCAGAAGAGGGAGGTCCCAGTTGATCTCCTGAGCCAGATAGGTCGATTTGTGCGGGGAACACTGGATGCCTGGATTGGCCCAGAAACCACCCACCTGATTTCTGAG ACCTTGACCCAGGTGATGTGGGCCGTCTCATCCGCCATCTCTGTGGCCTTCTTCGCTGTGTCTGGGATTGCCGCACAGCTGCTGAGTGCTTTGGGGCTCGACG GAGATTACCTCACCCAGGGCCTGAAGCTCAGCCCGGGCCAGATCCAGACCTTCCTGCTGTGGGGAGCAGGGGCCCTGGTGGCCTATTGGCTGCTGTCCCTGCTCCTTGGCTTGGTCTTGGCCTTGCTGGGGCGAATCCTGTGGGGCCTGAAGCTGGTCCTCTTCCTGGCCGCCTTTGTGGCCCTGGTGAGGTCGGTACCTGACCCGTCCACCCGGGCCTTGCTCCTCCTGGCCTTGCTCACCCTCTACGCCCTGCTGAGCCGCCTCACTGGCACCCGGGCCTCGGGGGCCCAGCTGGAGGCCAAGGTGCGGGGGCTGGAGCGCCAGGTAGAGGAGCTGCGCTGGCGGCAGAGGCGAGCGGCCAAAGGGCCCCGGAGTGTGGAGGAGGAGTGA